A section of the Pediococcus inopinatus genome encodes:
- a CDS encoding class II fructose-bisphosphate aldolase, producing the protein MSLVNGNEIFAEARKGHYAVGAFNTNNLEWTRAILGAAQEKGTPVLIQTSMGAAKYMGGYELCLNLVQQTIKSMNITVPVIMHLDHGNYEAAKECIEVGYNSVMFDGHDLPFAENLEKTKEIVKLAHAKGISVEAEVGSIGGEEDGVIGEGELADVDEAKQIAATGVDYLACGIGNIHGEYPDNWTGLKFERLQELADVISTPLVLHGGSGIPKEQIQKAISMGVSKVNVNTECQIAFAKATRKYIEEGHDQNDIKGYDPRKMLAPGTKAIEDIVTSRIDWFGTPSAK; encoded by the coding sequence ATGTCATTAGTTAACGGTAACGAAATCTTTGCTGAAGCTCGCAAAGGTCATTATGCAGTTGGTGCTTTTAACACTAACAACTTGGAATGGACTCGTGCTATTCTTGGCGCTGCTCAAGAAAAAGGTACACCTGTTTTGATCCAAACTTCTATGGGAGCTGCTAAGTACATGGGCGGTTACGAACTTTGTTTAAACTTAGTTCAACAAACCATCAAGTCAATGAACATCACAGTTCCAGTTATCATGCATTTAGACCATGGTAACTACGAAGCTGCTAAAGAATGTATCGAAGTTGGTTACAACTCTGTTATGTTTGATGGTCATGATTTACCATTCGCAGAAAACTTAGAAAAAACTAAGGAAATCGTTAAGTTGGCTCATGCTAAGGGCATCTCTGTTGAAGCCGAAGTTGGTTCAATTGGTGGAGAAGAAGATGGTGTCATTGGTGAAGGTGAATTAGCTGATGTTGATGAAGCTAAACAAATCGCTGCAACTGGCGTTGATTACCTTGCTTGTGGAATTGGTAACATTCATGGTGAATACCCTGACAACTGGACTGGTTTGAAGTTCGAACGTCTCCAAGAATTAGCTGACGTAATTTCTACACCACTTGTTTTACATGGTGGTTCAGGAATTCCTAAGGAACAAATCCAAAAAGCTATTTCAATGGGTGTTTCAAAGGTTAACGTTAACACAGAATGCCAGATTGCTTTTGCTAAAGCAACCCGTAAGTACATTGAAGAAGGACATGACCAAAATGATATTAAAGGTTATGACCCTCGTAAGATGCTTGCACCTGGTACAAAAGCAATTGAAGATATCGTTACAAGTCGTATTGACTGGTTCGGTACTCCATCTGCTAAATAA
- a CDS encoding sensor histidine kinase, with product MKLLYQQMLAFFAVIFTTLIVFGIAFSQFSSRMIYQDTWKQLEGYADSVFQQSVVVSTSGEFEGIQIAGLENSERLLENQSVHFTIYNKQNTIAYPKANFSPTISAAQWKKLKNGETITRKSDRRLNQASSKNHRPTTDIIKPYRNQKGDLIAVISVGSPVSNVELNMRKIRYNLLIAFLISGLVSIIIAYGLAKYSVSRIDRIRKAAHKIGKGNFDIKVPTKGNDEIDGLATDFNHMAISLKKSDEEIKRQEQRRREFLADAAHEMRTPLTTINGLLEGLTYDAIPEESREESLQLMSNETKRLIRLVNDNLDYEKIRTNQIVLACHSIPVSHIVENLMEQLQKKATEAKDKFVVQVGDDVIVYADYDRFVQILFNIMQNAIQFTNDGTITIEAHNDKDKNCVISISDTGIGMSESQMKNIWERYYKADPSRKNTKYGESGLGMAIVHQLVKAHGGEIVVDSTFGKGTTFTVTLPPQKTE from the coding sequence CTGAAACTCCTATATCAACAAATGTTGGCATTTTTTGCCGTTATTTTTACAACACTAATTGTTTTCGGAATTGCATTCAGTCAGTTTTCTAGCCGAATGATTTACCAAGATACTTGGAAACAGCTTGAAGGCTATGCAGACAGTGTTTTTCAACAATCTGTAGTGGTTAGCACCAGCGGCGAGTTTGAGGGGATTCAAATTGCGGGATTGGAAAATAGTGAGCGATTGTTAGAAAACCAATCTGTGCATTTTACAATTTACAATAAGCAAAATACAATTGCGTATCCAAAGGCTAATTTTTCACCAACGATAAGTGCTGCACAGTGGAAGAAGTTGAAAAATGGTGAAACCATAACCAGGAAGTCAGACCGACGTCTTAATCAAGCGTCTAGTAAAAATCATCGTCCGACCACCGATATTATTAAACCCTACCGGAATCAAAAGGGAGATTTGATCGCCGTGATCTCAGTAGGGTCGCCTGTTTCTAATGTTGAATTAAATATGCGTAAAATCCGGTATAATTTACTGATCGCTTTTCTGATCTCAGGGCTGGTTTCAATTATCATTGCCTATGGTTTGGCTAAATATTCTGTTTCTAGAATCGATCGGATTCGAAAGGCTGCCCACAAAATTGGAAAAGGTAACTTTGATATTAAGGTTCCTACAAAGGGTAATGATGAAATTGATGGTTTAGCAACTGACTTTAATCACATGGCTATTTCGTTAAAGAAGTCAGACGAAGAAATTAAACGCCAAGAACAAAGACGGCGGGAATTTTTGGCGGATGCCGCTCACGAGATGCGAACGCCATTAACAACGATCAACGGTTTACTAGAAGGGCTGACCTACGATGCGATCCCAGAAGAGAGCCGTGAAGAAAGCTTGCAGTTGATGAGTAATGAAACGAAGCGACTAATTCGATTAGTAAATGATAATTTAGATTATGAAAAAATTCGGACTAATCAAATTGTGTTGGCGTGTCACAGCATTCCAGTGAGTCATATCGTGGAAAATTTAATGGAGCAATTGCAGAAAAAGGCTACTGAGGCCAAAGATAAATTTGTGGTGCAGGTTGGTGATGATGTAATTGTATATGCGGACTACGATCGGTTTGTTCAGATCCTGTTTAATATTATGCAAAATGCGATTCAGTTTACAAACGACGGGACAATTACAATTGAGGCTCACAATGATAAGGATAAGAATTGTGTGATTTCAATTAGCGATACTGGAATTGGCATGTCTGAGTCACAAATGAAGAACATTTGGGAACGGTACTATAAAGCGGATCCTTCTCGAAAGAACACCAAATATGGTGAATCTGGTTTAGGGATGGCCATTGTGCACCAGTTGGTGAAGGCACATGGTGGTGAAATTGTAGTTGATAGTACATTTGGAAAGGGAACAACCTTTACGGTGACTTTACCGCCGCAAAAAACTGAATAA
- a CDS encoding response regulator transcription factor, translating into MKILMIEDNKSVSEMMGMFFKKEQWDAHFAYDGNEAIDMFKATPHDWDMITLDLNLPGKDGMTVSFEIRQISQTVPIIMLTARDSESDQVLGLEMGADDYVTKPFSPITLIARIKALYRRAQMNTIGDNTQQNGDQAEDFDVETNNFKLSSSTREAYLDDKLIPDLTPKEFDLLKTLAQKPKQVFSREQLLQLVWDYEFHGDERTVDAHIKKLRQKIEKVGPQVIQTVWGVGYKFDDSKAGD; encoded by the coding sequence ATGAAAATTTTAATGATTGAAGATAATAAATCGGTATCCGAAATGATGGGGATGTTTTTTAAGAAAGAACAATGGGATGCACATTTTGCGTATGACGGCAATGAAGCAATTGATATGTTTAAGGCTACTCCCCACGACTGGGATATGATTACATTAGATTTAAACTTACCTGGTAAAGATGGGATGACGGTTAGTTTCGAAATTCGTCAGATTTCTCAAACAGTCCCGATTATTATGTTGACGGCTCGTGATTCAGAAAGTGATCAAGTATTAGGACTAGAAATGGGTGCCGACGATTATGTGACAAAACCGTTTAGTCCAATTACACTAATTGCGCGGATTAAGGCCCTTTATCGTCGTGCTCAGATGAATACAATCGGCGATAATACTCAACAGAATGGTGATCAAGCTGAAGACTTTGATGTGGAAACAAATAATTTTAAATTAAGTTCCTCAACACGAGAGGCTTACTTAGATGATAAATTAATTCCGGATCTAACTCCTAAAGAGTTTGATTTGCTTAAAACATTGGCTCAAAAACCAAAACAAGTTTTTTCACGAGAACAGCTACTGCAACTTGTTTGGGATTATGAATTCCACGGTGACGAGCGTACGGTTGATGCCCATATCAAAAAACTGCGTCAAAAGATTGAAAAAGTTGGCCCACAAGTCATTCAAACAGTTTGGGGAGTTGGCTATAAGTTCGATGATAGCAAAGCGGGGGATTAA
- a CDS encoding NUDIX hydrolase, translating to MERESDDICFSDNNHEFNLRAAGIIERKNQLLVCETTSPSADFVFIGGRVKFGESSKAAIQREFSEELHVNVQIKRLLWVIEHQVHLETESFQQVILLYLLAADDSIPDQTNKGTLTAWKSLSELQQTKLQPPIFKFLKELPKTTQYWQDIS from the coding sequence TTGGAACGCGAATCCGACGACATTTGTTTCTCAGATAATAATCACGAATTTAATTTGCGAGCAGCCGGGATAATTGAAAGAAAAAATCAACTATTAGTCTGTGAAACTACCAGTCCTTCTGCCGATTTTGTTTTTATTGGCGGTCGGGTTAAGTTTGGTGAATCATCTAAAGCAGCCATCCAACGGGAGTTCAGTGAAGAACTCCACGTTAATGTTCAAATCAAACGGTTACTATGGGTAATTGAACATCAGGTCCATTTAGAAACAGAAAGTTTTCAACAAGTTATCTTGTTATACCTATTAGCTGCTGATGACTCGATTCCCGATCAGACAAATAAAGGGACTCTGACTGCTTGGAAATCTCTTTCTGAGCTCCAACAAACCAAGTTGCAACCACCTATTTTTAAATTTTTGAAGGAGCTTCCCAAAACTACGCAATATTGGCAAGATATTTCTTAA
- a CDS encoding LicD family protein: MSQISELHRIELNTLKKVAEICDTNHIKYFLIGGSLLGAIRHDGFIPWDDDVDIGMRRDDYDRFASLTPALLQNTHYFMQTADTDPNFAFSYMKILDTDTYIKERNNVNDARKGVFVDIFPFDKVPRQPEIRRAVYSRFRYFDARILIRLGYNIIKTPFRKDPETNDLDHYMSVAKLKEKRENIMRLYNKEPFHHYKNYASQYAYDKEVLNQAEISELVTHQFENIQVKIPEAYDRILKRMYDDYMTLPPDRDQKEKHVDTLIVNGKNIE, encoded by the coding sequence ATGTCACAAATCAGCGAATTACATCGTATCGAACTAAACACATTGAAAAAAGTGGCCGAAATTTGTGATACAAACCACATCAAATACTTTTTAATTGGTGGCTCTCTTTTGGGTGCCATCCGGCATGATGGCTTTATTCCTTGGGATGACGATGTAGATATTGGTATGCGCCGCGACGATTACGATCGGTTTGCCTCGCTAACACCTGCCCTTCTCCAAAATACGCATTACTTCATGCAGACCGCCGATACAGATCCTAATTTTGCGTTTAGCTATATGAAAATTCTTGACACTGATACCTATATCAAAGAACGAAACAACGTTAACGACGCCCGAAAAGGTGTGTTTGTAGATATCTTTCCTTTTGATAAAGTGCCCCGTCAGCCAGAAATTCGGCGGGCTGTGTATAGTCGTTTTCGCTATTTTGATGCGCGAATTTTAATCCGACTTGGCTACAACATTATCAAAACGCCCTTCCGAAAAGATCCAGAAACAAATGACCTTGATCATTATATGTCAGTTGCTAAGCTCAAAGAAAAACGCGAAAACATCATGCGTTTGTATAATAAGGAGCCTTTCCATCATTACAAAAATTATGCCTCCCAATATGCCTATGATAAGGAAGTTTTGAATCAGGCCGAAATTTCAGAACTAGTAACTCACCAATTTGAAAATATTCAGGTCAAGATTCCCGAGGCTTATGATCGCATTTTAAAACGCATGTATGATGACTACATGACATTGCCACCAGACCGTGATCAAAAAGAAAAACATGTGGATACTTTAATCGTAAACGGAAAAAACATCGAATAA
- a CDS encoding oleate hydratase, giving the protein MAKAYMIGTGIGNLAAGIYLIRDGGWSGDQITMFGLEKHGANDGAKVADYESEYGNPALKNNKGFLAKGGRMLNEETYENLWDVLRTVPSLDNPGQSVTDDILNFDHAHPTHDVARLMDRVDGIRNKGDQKDYNHMQFNNQDRMLLTKLMMMPESKEPQLNDISIEQWFAKSPHIFTTNFWYMWQTTFAFKKESSAMELRRYMNRMILEFSRINTLEGVTRTPYNQYESIILPMRKYLEDHGVNFVDNRKITEFIFKDTPLRDDIVVTGLKYEEVDNDNKAGEIEIGENDFVFDTNGSITDSSSIGDLDTPIKENMEYAPSAALWKQATEHFYNLGNPDKFFADRKQSEWLSFTVTTDNHFLLNEISRITQQEPGNALNTWIDSSNLLSIVAHHQPHFHAQKENETVFWGYVMYPRRNGDYVDKPFIEMTGKEMLEELLGHLAAVDPARDNIADHTEEIMASVVNVIPAYMPYASALFNRRAVGDRPAVVPKNSKNLAFISQFAEMPFDMVFTEQYSFRCAQVAVYHFMGLPDSELTPLHHYEKQPKVLAKATKTMFR; this is encoded by the coding sequence ATGGCAAAAGCATATATGATCGGAACCGGAATTGGTAATTTAGCAGCTGGTATTTATTTAATTCGTGATGGTGGCTGGAGTGGCGACCAAATTACGATGTTTGGGCTTGAAAAACACGGAGCAAATGATGGCGCAAAGGTTGCAGATTATGAAAGTGAGTATGGTAATCCGGCGTTAAAAAATAATAAAGGTTTTCTTGCTAAGGGCGGCCGGATGCTCAACGAGGAAACTTATGAAAATCTGTGGGATGTTTTAAGGACAGTTCCTTCTCTGGATAACCCAGGGCAGTCAGTTACAGATGATATTTTAAATTTTGACCATGCACATCCAACTCATGATGTGGCCCGTTTGATGGACCGAGTTGACGGAATTCGCAATAAGGGCGATCAAAAAGACTACAATCATATGCAGTTTAATAACCAGGATCGCATGTTGTTAACCAAACTCATGATGATGCCAGAATCAAAGGAACCACAGCTGAATGACATTAGTATCGAACAGTGGTTTGCGAAGAGCCCTCACATTTTCACAACTAACTTCTGGTACATGTGGCAAACCACTTTTGCTTTTAAGAAGGAAAGCTCTGCTATGGAGTTACGACGCTATATGAACCGAATGATCTTAGAGTTTAGTCGGATCAATACATTAGAGGGTGTGACGCGAACACCTTATAACCAGTATGAAAGCATTATTCTCCCAATGCGTAAATACCTGGAAGACCACGGGGTTAACTTTGTAGATAATCGTAAAATTACGGAATTTATTTTTAAAGATACGCCGTTGCGTGATGACATTGTAGTGACCGGCTTGAAGTACGAAGAAGTGGATAATGATAATAAGGCCGGTGAAATTGAAATCGGTGAAAACGACTTTGTTTTTGATACCAATGGATCAATTACGGATAGTTCATCAATTGGAGATCTTGATACCCCAATCAAAGAAAATATGGAATACGCCCCTAGCGCTGCTCTTTGGAAGCAAGCTACAGAGCACTTCTATAATTTAGGAAATCCAGATAAATTCTTTGCGGATCGTAAACAGAGTGAATGGTTAAGTTTTACAGTTACAACCGATAATCATTTCTTATTAAATGAAATTTCTCGAATTACTCAACAAGAACCCGGGAATGCATTGAACACCTGGATTGACAGCAGTAATTTGTTATCAATTGTTGCCCATCATCAGCCCCATTTCCATGCACAAAAAGAAAATGAAACTGTTTTCTGGGGATACGTTATGTATCCACGACGTAACGGTGACTATGTAGATAAGCCGTTTATCGAGATGACAGGTAAAGAGATGCTAGAAGAGCTATTAGGCCACTTAGCAGCGGTTGATCCTGCCCGAGACAACATTGCCGATCATACTGAAGAAATCATGGCTAGTGTTGTGAATGTTATTCCAGCGTACATGCCTTATGCAAGCGCGTTGTTCAATCGACGAGCAGTTGGAGATCGACCAGCCGTTGTGCCAAAGAACTCAAAGAACTTAGCGTTTATCAGTCAATTTGCAGAAATGCCTTTTGATATGGTATTTACGGAACAGTACTCATTCAGATGTGCACAAGTGGCCGTCTACCACTTTATGGGACTTCCAGACAGTGAATTAACCCCATTACATCATTATGAAAAGCAGCCAAAAGTGTTGGCAAAAGCAACTAAGACGATGTTTAGATAA
- a CDS encoding ArsR/SmtB family transcription factor, translating to MEEVLMEPKQKAALDEFINDLDILNALADKHRQRIIILLGSRLKQGMTVSELTSQLDISQPAVSHHLKILWAVHIVDSMRNGLENNYFLTLDDTLDRLERIVKLIRESNA from the coding sequence ATGGAAGAGGTACTAATGGAACCAAAACAAAAGGCGGCTTTGGATGAATTTATTAATGATCTGGATATTTTAAATGCGTTGGCTGACAAACATCGGCAACGAATCATTATTTTATTGGGATCTCGTTTGAAACAGGGAATGACGGTTAGTGAGTTAACATCTCAGTTGGACATCTCACAACCGGCAGTTTCCCACCATTTAAAAATTTTGTGGGCAGTTCATATCGTGGACTCAATGCGAAATGGCCTGGAAAACAATTATTTTTTAACTTTGGATGATACGTTAGACCGTTTGGAAAGAATTGTAAAATTAATTAGAGAATCAAATGCGTAA
- a CDS encoding DUF368 domain-containing protein encodes MKGFLIGIALVIPGLSGSMFAVVVGLYEKMIEEVSTFRSKPSKNIKFLLPIMLGAVVGVLASTKLVLWLCEQFPVMSYGFFIGLVIGVLPFVYKKIRQQHLKVWDLALIILGFAFIMVISHQGTEGTSEFVALTNLNGLSDWATIIFAGFFAVSMMMIPGISGAVMLMMVNQYGTIYNSVAKLLDTVMFLLVGKFDQAKSAFSSVMILLPFIIGAVIGVILMAKVLHFLLNRYAHQVYCAVLGIIGAGIWILMELAIKGAMGNVQSGGSWAGVIVSLVIFIVVGTLATIFLDKQEATDA; translated from the coding sequence ATGAAAGGCTTTCTAATTGGAATTGCTCTTGTAATTCCGGGGCTTTCAGGAAGCATGTTTGCAGTTGTCGTTGGGTTATACGAAAAAATGATTGAAGAAGTTTCTACATTTCGCAGCAAGCCAAGTAAGAATATAAAATTTTTACTTCCCATTATGTTGGGGGCAGTAGTCGGGGTTTTAGCATCCACTAAACTGGTCTTGTGGTTGTGTGAACAGTTTCCAGTAATGAGTTATGGATTCTTTATCGGGTTAGTTATTGGCGTTTTACCGTTTGTATATAAGAAAATTCGGCAACAACATTTAAAAGTGTGGGACCTTGCCCTTATTATTTTGGGGTTTGCCTTTATCATGGTCATTAGTCATCAAGGAACAGAGGGGACTAGTGAATTTGTTGCTCTGACAAACCTAAATGGTTTGTCGGATTGGGCAACAATAATATTTGCCGGATTCTTCGCGGTTTCGATGATGATGATTCCCGGAATTTCTGGTGCGGTTATGTTAATGATGGTGAACCAGTACGGTACAATCTATAATTCAGTCGCCAAACTCTTAGATACAGTGATGTTTTTATTGGTTGGTAAGTTTGATCAGGCAAAATCAGCATTTTCGTCAGTCATGATTTTGCTACCGTTTATCATTGGTGCTGTCATTGGCGTGATTCTCATGGCGAAAGTTTTACATTTTTTATTAAATCGTTATGCCCATCAAGTTTATTGTGCGGTCTTGGGGATTATTGGGGCCGGAATTTGGATTTTAATGGAACTTGCAATTAAAGGAGCCATGGGTAACGTCCAAAGTGGCGGCTCATGGGCTGGTGTGATTGTGTCGCTTGTGATCTTTATTGTGGTAGGGACGTTAGCAACCATATTCCTAGATAAACAAGAAGCAACCGATGCCTGA
- a CDS encoding sugar O-acetyltransferase gives MTNKERMLNSQLYVANDPELKKDFKHGRVLTRLFNKTTEEQMTYRKELLGKLFGEVGEHIFMEPPFHIDYGLNTTIGENFYANYDCIFIDVGKITIGDNVMFGPRVSLYTAGHPIDATVRVEGYEYGYPITIGNNVWIGGNVVVNPGVTIGNNVVIGSGSIVTHNIPDNVIAVGNPCHILREINDDDKQKWEAQKQAYIASMDAE, from the coding sequence ATGACCAACAAAGAAAGAATGCTAAATAGCCAACTGTACGTGGCAAATGATCCGGAGTTAAAGAAAGATTTTAAACACGGGCGGGTGCTGACCCGATTATTTAATAAGACAACTGAAGAGCAAATGACTTATCGAAAAGAATTATTAGGAAAATTATTCGGTGAAGTCGGAGAACATATTTTTATGGAACCGCCATTTCATATTGATTACGGCTTGAACACAACAATTGGTGAGAATTTTTATGCTAATTATGATTGTATTTTTATTGACGTTGGTAAAATTACGATTGGCGATAACGTGATGTTTGGACCGCGAGTAAGTTTATATACTGCCGGGCATCCGATTGACGCGACTGTTCGAGTTGAAGGATATGAGTATGGTTATCCAATTACAATTGGAAATAATGTTTGGATTGGCGGAAACGTGGTGGTTAATCCGGGCGTGACAATTGGAAATAATGTCGTTATTGGTTCGGGATCAATTGTGACCCATAATATTCCAGACAACGTGATTGCGGTGGGTAATCCGTGCCACATCTTACGTGAGATCAATGATGATGACAAACAAAAATGGGAAGCACAAAAGCAAGCATATATCGCTTCAATGGACGCAGAATAG
- a CDS encoding PTS sugar transporter subunit IIC has protein sequence MQNRAEKILMPIATKLGNNVVLRSLRDGFLIITPLIIVTSFFLLIGNFPIPGWSNFWTGILGPHWSEWFSSVSNSVFSFTGLLGCFGIAYAYGKNRGLQAVNASAVAIISFLILTPTTLKVGKTTYGAVETMYLGPNGIFLGIFIALISVELYRFAIKRHWTIKMPEGVPPAVSQSFDALLPSALVIFTFFVIRILFSLTDFDTVYNFIYTMLQAPLKNVGNSMPSVILYNFLASLLWCFGINGPTITNAVWSPIFFVLTQDNLQAFQNHLALPHIFTQPFIDIFTTYGGGGSTLSLLIVMLVICKSNRVRQLGKLAIIPGIFGINEPIIFGLPVVLNPIIAIPFIIIPTLNTIISGLVMTWGWVPHTNGVLLPWTTPPIISGWLSTGSWTGSVLQLFEIILGIIIYYPFIKMLDNQYLQEEKAASADLDIDFSEV, from the coding sequence ATGCAAAATAGAGCTGAAAAGATCTTAATGCCAATTGCAACTAAATTAGGCAATAATGTTGTGTTACGTTCGTTACGTGACGGATTTTTAATCATTACCCCTTTAATTATTGTGACCTCATTTTTCCTGTTGATTGGAAACTTTCCAATTCCTGGTTGGAGTAATTTTTGGACGGGAATTTTGGGACCTCATTGGAGTGAATGGTTTAGTTCCGTATCCAATTCAGTATTTAGTTTTACTGGGTTACTCGGTTGTTTTGGGATTGCTTATGCTTATGGCAAAAATCGTGGACTTCAGGCTGTAAATGCAAGTGCAGTGGCAATTATTTCTTTCTTGATTTTGACACCCACAACATTAAAGGTTGGAAAAACAACTTATGGTGCTGTTGAGACCATGTACTTAGGACCAAATGGGATTTTCCTCGGAATTTTCATTGCGCTGATTAGTGTTGAATTATATCGTTTTGCAATTAAACGACACTGGACGATTAAAATGCCAGAAGGAGTACCTCCCGCAGTTTCGCAATCATTTGATGCCTTACTGCCAAGTGCGTTAGTTATTTTTACTTTTTTCGTTATTCGAATTCTGTTTAGTTTAACTGATTTTGATACTGTTTATAATTTTATTTATACAATGCTTCAGGCTCCTTTAAAAAATGTCGGAAATTCAATGCCTTCAGTAATCTTGTATAATTTCTTGGCCAGCTTGCTATGGTGTTTTGGAATCAATGGACCAACCATCACAAATGCGGTTTGGTCACCGATCTTCTTTGTTTTGACGCAAGATAATTTACAGGCTTTTCAAAATCATTTAGCCTTACCTCATATTTTTACGCAACCATTTATTGATATCTTTACCACTTATGGTGGTGGAGGAAGTACTTTATCCTTATTAATTGTCATGTTAGTCATTTGTAAATCGAATCGAGTTCGTCAGTTAGGGAAGTTAGCCATTATTCCGGGTATCTTTGGAATTAATGAACCAATTATTTTTGGACTACCAGTGGTTTTGAATCCCATTATTGCGATTCCTTTTATTATTATTCCAACGTTAAACACGATTATATCAGGTTTAGTAATGACTTGGGGATGGGTGCCACATACAAATGGGGTCCTGCTTCCTTGGACAACGCCACCAATTATTTCTGGCTGGCTCTCTACGGGAAGTTGGACAGGTTCTGTGTTACAGTTGTTTGAAATCATTCTTGGAATCATTATTTACTATCCATTTATTAAGATGTTGGACAATCAATATTTACAAGAAGAAAAGGCAGCATCGGCAGATTTGGATATTGATTTTAGCGAAGTATAA
- a CDS encoding GrdB-related putative oxidoreductase: protein MKVIIILDQIQSGLGGKERADTVFGGKRIAMGSADTLEKSLKKVDGEVLGTFYCGTDYYQENKDLVQSKFTKMAEKMDADVVVIGPTYDYPEFSTMGCELAQAFQEKTIIPVLVATAIEKNADLIAQYKQNLTIVKVPKKGGTGLSDALKNITKGCQLASKKVDMTEFKQQYCYQ, encoded by the coding sequence ATGAAAGTCATTATCATATTAGATCAGATTCAATCAGGATTAGGCGGTAAAGAACGTGCAGACACTGTATTTGGAGGAAAGAGAATTGCCATGGGCAGTGCGGATACGTTAGAGAAAAGTTTGAAAAAAGTTGACGGTGAAGTGTTAGGAACATTTTATTGTGGAACTGATTATTATCAGGAAAATAAAGATCTGGTTCAAAGTAAATTTACTAAAATGGCTGAAAAGATGGATGCTGATGTGGTTGTCATTGGACCAACCTATGACTATCCCGAGTTTTCAACGATGGGTTGCGAGTTGGCGCAAGCTTTTCAAGAAAAAACAATCATTCCAGTTTTAGTGGCGACAGCGATTGAGAAAAATGCCGACTTGATTGCACAATACAAACAGAATTTGACCATTGTTAAGGTCCCCAAAAAAGGGGGGACCGGATTGTCCGATGCGTTGAAAAATATTACAAAAGGCTGTCAGTTAGCTTCAAAAAAAGTAGATATGACAGAGTTCAAACAACAGTACTGTTATCAATAG
- a CDS encoding N(4)-(beta-N-acetylglucosaminyl)-L-asparaginase, whose product MTYGTIATWRMAHEGVIKANELLKKQGTAGDAVEALINTVEAYTYYKSVGYGGLPNEQGVVEMDAAFMNGDSFAIGAVAGIQNVKHAVSVARSLSHDHFNSFRVGSGATQYAMQNDFEIVNMLTPRARKIWQNRLKEMREKNLNPYDGHDTVGAITLDLQGSMAAATSTSGLFMKKAGRIGDSPLSGSGFYVDSEVGGAAATGLGEDIMKGCLSYEIVRLMADGKTPQEACDQAVYPFIEKLKKRYGKAGEFSLVAMNHKGEWGVATNVEFTFSVGNEQKASRILMANPGSDQTTIIEPITQAWLDAYEKRIKAPVE is encoded by the coding sequence ATGACATATGGAACAATCGCCACTTGGCGGATGGCTCATGAGGGCGTAATTAAAGCGAATGAGTTGTTAAAAAAACAAGGCACAGCAGGGGATGCAGTGGAAGCATTAATTAATACGGTCGAAGCGTATACATATTACAAATCAGTTGGTTATGGCGGATTACCCAATGAACAAGGGGTCGTTGAAATGGATGCTGCATTTATGAACGGTGACAGTTTTGCGATTGGTGCTGTGGCCGGCATTCAAAATGTGAAACATGCTGTTTCGGTAGCCCGTAGCCTGAGTCACGATCATTTCAACAGTTTTAGGGTCGGATCAGGAGCCACACAATATGCAATGCAAAATGATTTTGAAATTGTAAATATGTTAACACCGCGCGCAAGAAAGATTTGGCAAAATCGGTTGAAAGAGATGCGAGAAAAGAATCTTAATCCATATGATGGCCATGATACAGTCGGTGCAATTACCTTAGATTTGCAAGGATCAATGGCCGCCGCAACTTCAACATCAGGATTATTCATGAAAAAAGCTGGACGAATAGGTGATTCACCTTTATCTGGATCAGGATTTTATGTCGATAGCGAAGTTGGCGGTGCTGCTGCAACTGGGTTAGGGGAAGACATTATGAAGGGCTGTCTTTCTTATGAAATTGTGAGACTAATGGCTGATGGCAAAACTCCTCAAGAGGCTTGTGACCAAGCGGTTTATCCATTCATTGAAAAACTAAAGAAACGCTATGGTAAAGCTGGAGAATTTTCATTAGTTGCAATGAACCATAAGGGGGAGTGGGGTGTAGCTACCAACGTCGAATTTACTTTTAGTGTTGGTAACGAGCAAAAGGCATCTCGGATTCTAATGGCTAACCCAGGATCAGATCAAACGACAATTATTGAGCCGATCACACAAGCGTGGTTAGATGCTTATGAAAAAAGAATTAAAGCGCCTGTTGAATAA